From Porphyromonadaceae bacterium W3.11, one genomic window encodes:
- a CDS encoding HRDC domain-containing protein yields the protein MNRFLATHRVLDVEQRFSDSGSEKGWHFCVRYLPADNGWGKALETERKKIDYRNVLSEKDFLVFSKLRMYRKELAQKDAVPAYAVFTDAELAGIAVLPEMTPSAMSTIKGIGEKKAFLF from the coding sequence ATGAACAGATTTCTGGCCACCCATAGGGTATTGGACGTGGAGCAACGTTTTTCTGATTCGGGTAGCGAGAAGGGCTGGCATTTTTGTGTTAGGTATTTACCTGCAGATAATGGTTGGGGGAAGGCATTGGAGACTGAACGAAAGAAAATCGATTACAGAAATGTATTGAGTGAAAAGGATTTTTTGGTCTTTTCCAAGCTCAGAATGTACCGAAAGGAGCTTGCTCAGAAGGATGCTGTGCCGGCCTATGCCGTTTTTACAGATGCTGAATTGGCTGGTATAGCAGTACTTCCCGAAATGACCCCGAGTGCAATGTCGACAATTAAAGGTATCGGAGAGAAAAAGGCCTTCCTTTTTTAG
- a CDS encoding SUMF1/EgtB/PvdO family nonheme iron enzyme, which yields MNRIALYTFIPLYFFLMLLAGCQAKERRAECPEESGEAMPSVGIEWIEVPSGSFMMGSPEGEGRDDERPQHKVSLSAFRISKYEVTFDQYDAFCEATGRGKPSDEGWGRGSRPVINVSWHDAKAFCNWLGNGTRLPTEAEWEYACRAGSTTKYSFGDEINSSDANYNGIVGKTTPVGSYPANAWGIHDMHGNVMEWCEDWYSSTYYSYSPKVDPKGDPSGSFRVDRGGSWYYDAAYCRSADRNFCYPDGRINYLGFRVVLPSLTISDAEGKLPLILSTDNIRIVKGTTALLGITSGNGAYECSMANSNIAKVAKVEGNTIYIEGLSLGETTLTIKDKVTQEEAKVKVTVYEQATPSVGIEWIEVPSGSFMMGSPEGEGRDDERPQHKVSLSAFRISKYEVTFDQYDAFCEATGREKPSDYGWGRGNRPVVNVSWHDAKAFCNWLGNGTRLPTEAEWEYACRAGSTTKYSFGDEINSSDANYNGIVGKTTPVGSYPANAWGIHDMHGNVMEWCEDWYSSTYYSYSPKGDPSGSYRVPRGGSWNYVADYCRSASRNYYSPDGRHDDLGFRVVSPSLTILPLILSTDNIRIVKGTTALLGITSGNGAYECSMVNSNIAKVAKVEGNTIYIEGLSLGETTLTIKDKVTQEEAKAKVTVYEQAMPSVGIEWIEVPSGSFMMGSPEGEGWDDERPQHKVSLSAFRISKYEVTFDQYDAFCEATGREKPSDSGWGRGSRPVINVSWHDAKAFCNWLGNGTRLPTEAEWEYACRAGSTTKYSFGDEINSSDANYGRNVGKTTPVGSYPANAWGIHDMHGNVIEWCEDWYSSTYYSSSPKVDPKGDPSGSNRVLRGGSWDSDADYCRSADRSRWYPDGRYRDLGFRVVSPSL from the coding sequence ATGAATAGAATAGCACTGTATACATTTATCCCTCTATATTTTTTCCTCATGCTCCTAGCGGGTTGCCAAGCAAAGGAGCGAAGAGCCGAATGCCCTGAAGAGAGCGGAGAGGCGATGCCTTCGGTAGGCATTGAGTGGATAGAAGTACCATCAGGTAGTTTTATGATGGGTAGCCCTGAGGGTGAGGGTAGGGATGATGAAAGACCGCAGCATAAGGTGTCGCTCTCAGCATTTCGAATCAGTAAGTATGAGGTAACGTTTGATCAGTACGATGCCTTTTGCGAGGCGACTGGTAGAGGGAAGCCAAGTGATGAAGGATGGGGTAGAGGTAGTCGTCCTGTGATCAATGTGTCGTGGCATGATGCCAAGGCATTTTGCAATTGGCTGGGTAATGGCACTCGCCTCCCCACCGAGGCGGAGTGGGAGTATGCGTGCCGTGCAGGTAGCACCACGAAGTACTCATTTGGCGATGAGATCAATAGCAGTGATGCCAATTACAATGGAATTGTAGGTAAGACGACCCCTGTTGGTAGCTACCCAGCCAATGCTTGGGGCATCCACGATATGCATGGCAATGTGATGGAGTGGTGCGAAGATTGGTATAGCTCCACCTACTATAGCTATAGCCCTAAGGTCGATCCTAAGGGCGACCCATCGGGTTCGTTTCGCGTGGACCGCGGTGGGAGTTGGTACTACGACGCCGCCTACTGCCGGAGTGCGGATCGCAACTTCTGCTACCCTGACGGCAGGATCAACTACCTTGGCTTCCGTGTGGTCCTACCCAGTCTTACCATTTCGGATGCTGAGGGTAAATTACCATTGATTCTCTCTACTGATAATATCAGAATAGTCAAGGGCACAACCGCTCTCCTAGGTATTACCAGCGGCAATGGTGCTTACGAATGTAGTATGGCAAATTCTAATATTGCGAAGGTGGCGAAGGTGGAGGGGAATACCATTTATATTGAGGGCTTATCTCTTGGTGAGACTACCCTCACGATTAAGGATAAGGTAACCCAGGAAGAGGCGAAGGTCAAGGTGACGGTCTATGAGCAGGCTACGCCTTCGGTAGGTATTGAGTGGATAGAAGTACCATCAGGTAGTTTTATGATGGGTAGCCCTGAGGGTGAGGGTAGGGATGATGAAAGACCGCAGCATAAGGTGTCGCTCTCAGCATTTCGTATCAGTAAGTATGAGGTAACGTTTGATCAGTACGATGCCTTTTGCGAGGCGACCGGTAGAGAGAAGCCCAGTGATTACGGATGGGGTAGAGGCAATCGCCCAGTGGTCAATGTGTCGTGGCATGATGCCAAGGCATTTTGCAATTGGCTGGGTAATGGCACTCGCCTCCCCACCGAGGCGGAGTGGGAGTATGCGTGCCGTGCAGGTAGCACCACGAAGTACTCATTTGGCGATGAGATCAATAGCAGTGATGCCAATTACAATGGAATTGTAGGTAAGACGACCCCTGTTGGTAGCTACCCAGCCAATGCTTGGGGCATCCACGATATGCATGGCAATGTGATGGAGTGGTGCGAAGATTGGTATAGCTCCACCTACTATAGCTATAGCCCTAAGGGCGACCCATCGGGGTCGTACCGCGTGCCCCGAGGCGGTAGTTGGAACTATGTTGCTGATTACTGCCGGAGTGCTTCTCGCAACTACTACTCCCCTGACGGCAGGCACGACGACCTTGGCTTCCGTGTGGTCTCTCCCAGTCTTACCATTTTACCATTGATTCTCTCTACTGATAATATCAGAATAGTCAAGGGCACAACCGCTCTCCTAGGTATTACCAGCGGCAATGGTGCTTACGAATGTAGTATGGTAAATTCTAATATTGCGAAGGTGGCGAAGGTGGAGGGGAATACCATTTATATTGAGGGCTTATCTCTTGGTGAGACTACCCTCACGATTAAGGATAAGGTAACCCAGGAAGAGGCGAAGGCTAAGGTGACGGTCTATGAGCAGGCGATGCCTTCGGTAGGCATTGAGTGGATAGAAGTACCATCAGGTAGTTTTATGATGGGTAGCCCTGAGGGTGAGGGTTGGGATGATGAAAGACCGCAGCATAAGGTGTCGCTCTCAGCATTTCGTATCAGTAAGTATGAGGTAACGTTTGATCAGTACGATGCGTTTTGCGAGGCGACCGGTAGAGAGAAGCCCAGCGACAGTGGATGGGGTAGGGGTAGTCGTCCTGTGATCAATGTGTCGTGGCATGATGCCAAGGCATTTTGCAATTGGCTGGGTAATGGCACTCGCCTCCCCACCGAGGCGGAGTGGGAGTATGCGTGCCGTGCAGGTAGCACCACGAAGTACTCATTTGGCGATGAGATCAATAGCAGTGATGCCAATTATGGTCGGAATGTTGGTAAGACGACACCCGTTGGTAGCTACCCAGCCAATGCTTGGGGCATCCACGATATGCATGGCAATGTGATTGAGTGGTGCGAAGATTGGTATAGCTCCACCTACTATAGCTCCAGCCCTAAGGTCGATCCTAAGGGCGACCCATCGGGCTCGAACCGCGTGCTCCGGGGCGGTAGTTGGGACAGTGATGCTGATTACTGCCGGAGTGCTGACCGCAGCCGCTGGTACCCTGACGGCAGGTACCGCGACCTTGGCTTCCGTGTGGTCTCTCCCAGTCTATAA
- a CDS encoding site-specific integrase: protein MKNQFKVSYYLRSNYENKEGKSPIMMRVNINGGMANLGSTRLAVKKTLWSNQTSRAKGRTAEAIEVNASLDSLSAAAQELFRKCEFQEDLTAESFKAKFLGYDKEFSSIIPIFEKYNEGISQQVGKSMVKATYQKYDLVTRQFGDFLSAEYHKSDLAIIEFTPSVVEDFELYLKSKLNIAHNTAQKKLKLLKTMTIYAQKRGYILHDPFLDIHFHAKPVDRGFLSEEELAIMADKDLSHVKRLEVVRDIFLFSCFTGLAYIDVANLKPDNIVTMNDKQWIVTNRQKTKVPSNVLLLDVPKQIISKYNHETYREGRLFPILSNQKMNSYLKEIADICNIRKNLTFHLARHTFATLCLTKGVPMESVSKMLGHTNIKTTQIYGRITSKKIEKDMMELADKIGNFSLNNVPPLQQ, encoded by the coding sequence ATGAAGAATCAATTTAAGGTGTCCTACTACCTACGCTCAAACTACGAGAACAAAGAGGGAAAATCACCAATAATGATGCGAGTTAACATCAACGGTGGTATGGCGAACCTTGGGTCTACTCGACTGGCTGTAAAGAAGACCCTATGGAGTAACCAGACCAGCAGGGCAAAAGGAAGAACAGCAGAAGCCATTGAAGTTAATGCTTCTTTAGACTCTCTGTCTGCAGCTGCACAAGAACTCTTTAGAAAGTGTGAGTTTCAAGAAGACTTGACAGCTGAGTCTTTTAAGGCTAAATTCTTAGGGTATGACAAGGAGTTCAGCTCCATTATCCCGATATTTGAAAAGTACAATGAGGGTATCTCTCAACAAGTTGGGAAGTCGATGGTTAAGGCTACTTATCAAAAGTACGACTTAGTAACTAGACAGTTTGGAGATTTTCTAAGTGCCGAATATCACAAGAGTGATTTGGCTATTATTGAATTCACACCCTCAGTTGTAGAAGATTTTGAGCTTTACCTGAAGTCAAAGCTAAATATTGCCCACAACACAGCACAGAAAAAATTGAAGCTTCTGAAAACAATGACTATTTATGCTCAAAAACGAGGCTATATCTTACATGACCCATTTCTCGACATTCACTTTCATGCTAAACCGGTAGATAGAGGATTCCTTTCGGAAGAAGAGTTAGCAATTATGGCTGACAAAGACCTCTCCCATGTTAAAAGACTCGAAGTTGTAAGGGATATATTCTTATTTTCTTGTTTTACGGGGCTTGCCTACATTGATGTCGCCAATCTGAAACCAGATAATATTGTGACAATGAACGATAAGCAATGGATCGTCACCAATCGACAGAAGACAAAGGTTCCGAGTAATGTACTTCTTCTTGATGTTCCAAAGCAAATAATATCCAAGTACAACCATGAAACATATCGGGAAGGTAGGCTTTTTCCTATATTGAGCAATCAGAAGATGAATTCATACTTAAAGGAAATTGCCGACATTTGTAATATTAGGAAGAATTTAACCTTCCACCTCGCTCGTCATACTTTTGCGACCCTTTGTCTTACTAAAGGTGTCCCAATGGAATCTGTATCAAAAATGCTTGGACACACCAATATTAAGACTACTCAAATCTATGGTCGTATCACAAGTAAGAAGATTGAGAAGGATATGATGGAACTTGCCGATAAGATCGGTAACTTTTCACTGAACAATGTACCACCTTTACAACAATAG
- a CDS encoding transposase: MKVHTLLKSQVGVPMVVQLTSAAKHDHYLLKEVHLPKESVLAMDRAYIDYAQFQRLTEEGVCYVTKMKKNLRYTVLSSVISVNEYGLAECREYD, encoded by the coding sequence ATGAAAGTTCATACCCTCTTAAAGTCCCAAGTGGGTGTGCCTATGGTCGTCCAGCTAACGAGTGCAGCCAAGCATGACCATTATTTGCTCAAGGAAGTTCATCTGCCAAAAGAAAGCGTACTAGCGATGGACAGAGCATACATAGACTATGCCCAGTTCCAGCGACTTACAGAGGAGGGCGTCTGCTACGTCACGAAGATGAAGAAAAACCTCCGTTATACGGTACTTTCATCGGTTATCAGTGTCAATGAGTATGGGTTGGCAGAATGCAGGGAGTATGATTAA
- a CDS encoding STAS-like domain-containing protein — translation MNKLRIVDFTEYPGLRHCKISEASGEEYYHTILNEEFAKTVKDNAILQVDLDNTDGYASSFLDEAFGNLVYDFTLDIVKKHIQIISNLEPHWKKMLEEKTFIEWEKRRKKEDAPTITEDHAPWFRLVNGKLVKDNWVAKSN, via the coding sequence ATGAATAAGCTAAGAATAGTCGACTTTACAGAATACCCAGGATTACGCCACTGCAAAATAAGTGAAGCTTCAGGAGAAGAGTATTATCATACTATTTTGAACGAAGAATTTGCGAAGACTGTTAAAGACAATGCTATACTCCAAGTAGATCTTGATAATACAGATGGTTATGCTTCATCATTTCTTGATGAGGCATTTGGAAACTTGGTATATGACTTCACTTTGGATATAGTAAAAAAACACATCCAAATCATTTCTAACCTTGAACCACATTGGAAGAAGATGCTCGAAGAAAAGACGTTTATTGAGTGGGAAAAAAGAAGGAAGAAAGAGGATGCTCCAACAATCACTGAAGACCATGCCCCTTGGTTTAGACTTGTTAATGGTAAACTTGTGAAAGATAATTGGGTTGCTAAGAGTAATTGA
- a CDS encoding DUF4372 domain-containing protein: protein MSKSTYFTGQPVFAQVLKLIDRAKVEQISKDTLGSEMYIKKLDGYTHLVTMLFGVLRHYDSLRELEIGLKAEVHKFQHLGIDYVAKRSTLSEANMRRPQEFFAQVYAYLLERYKRFLADSRAKRREE, encoded by the coding sequence ATGAGCAAAAGTACATATTTTACCGGACAGCCGGTATTCGCACAAGTGTTAAAGTTGATAGACAGGGCAAAGGTCGAGCAAATAAGCAAAGACACGCTAGGTAGCGAAATGTATATCAAGAAGTTAGACGGATATACCCACCTGGTAACCATGCTCTTCGGGGTTCTTCGTCATTATGACTCATTGCGGGAATTGGAGATTGGGCTGAAAGCAGAAGTCCATAAATTTCAGCACCTTGGAATAGACTATGTGGCGAAGCGTAGTACTCTTTCAGAAGCGAATATGCGACGACCTCAAGAGTTCTTCGCACAGGTGTATGCTTACCTTCTGGAGCGTTACAAGCGATTTTTAGCGGACAGCCGAGCAAAAAGAAGGGAGGAATGA
- a CDS encoding S24 family peptidase: protein MGVNDRRLEQLYKLIKHFSNGTKTDFAEKLGMSPQALNNWFNRGTFDIELLYERFSELSPEWLITGKGDMFRESNSVNGTYLENKEDYEVAKGLGMSLIPEYTDTFRGGEVGNMISTDTIKAYWALPNTKADMIIEVEGDSMSSSYPAGSKVAIRKIQFDRQYPTVNIPFGEVFAIVIDNDDDNYLTFIKRLRRHPDKSLQNKFWIAQSDNAAYDDFEIEISKVRHLFIAVASIKLTGY from the coding sequence ATGGGAGTAAATGATAGACGACTCGAGCAGCTTTATAAGTTAATTAAGCACTTCTCGAATGGCACAAAGACTGACTTTGCAGAGAAATTAGGTATGTCTCCACAGGCATTAAACAACTGGTTTAATAGAGGAACATTTGATATTGAGCTCTTATACGAAAGGTTTAGTGAACTTTCTCCCGAATGGCTTATCACTGGAAAAGGAGATATGTTTCGTGAAAGTAATTCCGTCAATGGAACTTATCTTGAAAATAAAGAGGACTATGAAGTAGCCAAGGGATTAGGTATGTCGCTGATACCTGAATACACTGATACTTTTAGGGGTGGAGAAGTTGGAAATATGATCAGTACCGATACCATTAAAGCATATTGGGCTCTCCCTAATACAAAGGCGGATATGATTATCGAAGTTGAGGGTGATTCAATGTCCAGCTCATACCCAGCGGGTAGCAAAGTAGCCATTAGGAAAATACAATTTGACCGACAATATCCAACGGTTAATATTCCATTCGGAGAAGTGTTTGCAATCGTAATTGATAATGATGATGACAATTACCTCACCTTTATTAAAAGGCTAAGAAGACACCCAGACAAATCACTTCAAAATAAATTCTGGATCGCCCAGAGCGACAATGCAGCTTATGACGACTTCGAGATCGAAATATCCAAAGTCCGCCACCTCTTCATTGCCGTCGCCTCCATCAAACTCACTGGCTACTAA
- a CDS encoding DUF1896 family protein, with product MRQKKELSYFLLKLEEYLNDYHPGKLQDKAFTNARAEEALTVYLEAIEQGHDYLQAEELASETLFLGLHFSAYDTIRTVLENEFEAELPEPLPEKLAPILLGSQAVKEVLQKYDLNDEFDGTPAYELLYTELTGTIALLIEENKLPTVDA from the coding sequence ATGAGACAAAAGAAAGAACTATCGTACTTTCTCTTGAAGCTGGAGGAGTATTTGAATGATTATCATCCTGGGAAGTTACAGGATAAGGCTTTCACGAATGCTCGAGCAGAAGAGGCACTCACGGTCTATCTTGAAGCTATTGAGCAAGGACATGACTACTTGCAAGCGGAAGAACTAGCTTCAGAGACTTTATTTCTAGGGCTTCATTTCTCAGCATATGATACAATTCGGACAGTCTTGGAGAATGAGTTCGAGGCTGAACTACCTGAACCACTGCCTGAAAAGCTTGCACCTATTCTACTCGGCAGCCAGGCAGTCAAGGAGGTATTGCAGAAGTACGATCTTAACGATGAGTTTGACGGCACACCTGCGTATGAGTTGCTGTACACTGAACTGACTGGCACTATTGCTCTACTGATTGAAGAGAATAAGCTCCCAACGGTGGACGCATAA